In Flavobacterium praedii, the DNA window AAACACTGGAAATGGCTGAGATGAGAATTAAATAAGGTAAATCAACATCAAAAGTCAAAAACAAAAAGTAGTATTGATGCGAGAAAACCAAATATCGTAAAATAGCCAAAAGGGTATTTTTTTGATGAATCGATTTTGGAATTTCGTTAATTTTATGAATCAGTTTTTCTATCGAATAGCCTTTGATTTTGATTTTTTTGACTAAAAATAAAACAACAAATAGGATTATCAGAATTCCGAAAAGTACAGCAACAGTTTCGGTCGTAATCACATTGTATTGTGCATTGAAATACAACAATCCAAAAATCCCAAAAACGACAGTTAAGATCATTTGTATTCCATTGCAAATCAAATTTAAAAACACGACCTTTTTGGCTTCTTTTTTTTCAAAATACAATGCTTTTCCGGCATATTCTCCAACGCCATTTGGAGTAAATAATCCTGCAGTCAAACCTGCCAAAACTTGCTTGGTGGCTTCTGCCAAAGAAATAGGATGGAGGTAGGAAACCAAATATTTCCATTTTAAAATTTCAAAGAAGCGGTTCAAGACACTCAAAAGCAGAATAAATCCAATTCCCAAAACAGACTGATTTTTATGAAACAATACCAAGAATTTTTGCCAGTCGAGTTTGTCATTGTTGGCCAATTGATTGTATATAAAATAAAAGGCACCACCTACAATCAAAAGTTTGACTAGAAGTACGAGGAATTGCTTAGTTTTGTGTGAAATTGAAATCATACCGCAAAGTAAAGGAAAATCGTCGTGAAAATGC includes these proteins:
- a CDS encoding lysylphosphatidylglycerol synthase domain-containing protein; its protein translation is MISISHKTKQFLVLLVKLLIVGGAFYFIYNQLANNDKLDWQKFLVLFHKNQSVLGIGFILLLSVLNRFFEILKWKYLVSYLHPISLAEATKQVLAGLTAGLFTPNGVGEYAGKALYFEKKEAKKVVFLNLICNGIQMILTVVFGIFGLLYFNAQYNVITTETVAVLFGILIILFVVLFLVKKIKIKGYSIEKLIHKINEIPKSIHQKNTLLAILRYLVFSHQYYFLFLTFDVDLPYLILISAISSVYFLASSLPTFQFLDFAVKGSVAVYFFGILGVNEWVVVFVTTLMWFLNVVLPVIIGSYYVLNFKSPLAYEEGMKDSH